The sequence AATCCGTACCTGTAAATCTAAACCACGTTCTGGTGCAGAAAGCACAACAGGACTAACTGAAATAACTTTTTCCATGAGCTTTTTTTACAAAGCTCCGCCGAAAATACCTGTGCCAATAATGACAATCAAACCAATCATTAAGATTTTCAAACCTCTTGCAAAATGTCTGCTGATCTGTATCAATATCTCACCCAAGCTTACCAAACAGGAACTACCCACTATTTACCATTTGCAAAATAACTACGGCCTGGAATCAATACCTCACCCTAGCTAACTAAACAAAAACTATCCACTACTTCCCCTTTACAAAAAGATTCCTGCTCCGCATCAATACCTCACCCAAGCTAACAAAAACCACCTACTACTTCCCCTTTGCAAAATGACTCCTCACCCTCGTCAACGTCTCTCTCGACATCCCTAAATACGAAGCCACCATATGCAATGGCACCCTATTAAAAATATCCGGATACTCCTCCACAAATGCCAGATACCGCTCTTCCGGCGTCGCACTGATCTGTTTATAAATCCTTTGCTGACTCGCATTATAACTATTCGACTGCAACCGATCCACCAAAGGTTTCAGTAAAGGAATCTGCTCCAACAAAAGCAAAAACGACTCCTTCGCCACAATCACCAACTCACTCTCCTCCAACGCCTGTATATTATACTGCGCCGGCGTACCATTACTATAACTCTCATTATCCGTAATCCACCAATCCTTAACCACAAACTTGAATGTATGCTCATTCCCTCCATCATCCAACCGATAAGATCGCAAACACCCACTCACCACAAACGCACTAAACCTACACACCTCTCCTTCCTGCAACAAAAACTCCTTCTTTTTTAAAACTTTAGAAACACAATGCGTCTCCATCAACTCCAACTCCTGCGGAGTCAAATTGATCTTATCACTAAAATATGCAGCCAGCGCACTAAACATCTTATCAATTAAATTTTGCGTCAAATGACTTTTTTTCCCCTACCCGGGACAATGACCTTTGCTTCATAAAATTAACAAATCATGGATAAATTGAATGTAGACATCCGGAATGGAGTAGCTTTCGCCTCGATCAATAACCCACCCATGAACGTGCTGGATGCCCCGCTCATGATCTCCCTGGCACAATTCGTTGCCGCTATGCAGGAGGACAAAACTGTACAGGTCATCGTCTTCCAAAGCGCAGATCCAGACTATTTCATCGCCCATGGCGATATGAATTACATCGTCAATCCCGCGTCCTTTGCCGACCTGGCCACCCCTGAAATGTTGCAGGCGCCGATCAATCCCATGCAACAACTACATGAACAGATCCGCCAGCTCCCACAGGTGACCATCGCTATCATTGACGGCTATGTACGTGGCGGAGGCAATGAACTGGCCCTTGCCTGCGACATGCGTTTTGCCTCCCTTGAAAAGGCACGTTTTGCCCAACCAGAAACCTTAATGGGCATCATCCCTGGTGGTGGCGGCACCCAATACCTAACCAGATTAATCGGCAGAGCACGTGCACTGGAGGTCATTCTCGGCGGAGAATTATTAGATGGTCTACAGGCAGAAAAATATGGCCTTGTCAACCGTGCATTGCCACAGGCAACACTATATAATTACGTCAATACCCTCGCCACCCGCATCGCCACTCTCCCCGAAGATGTCGCGGCATCAGCTGTAAAAGCAATCGATGCAAACGACCTGGCCACTGAAAACCAGCTATGTATGAGCCTCTTCACCAGACCTGTTACCTTAGCACGTACCAAAGCCGCCATGGAGGCCGGTGCACAGACACGCGAAGGCGAGAAAGACCTGGAAGGGATACTAAATAAACTGTGATTTATTATCTTTGCGAACAGGTACCGTGAAATCAGCACCGTATCTGTTCCTGACAAACCTTTGCAGGAATACCTGCAGGGATATATCAGCAAAAAATACGGAGAACAGTACCAGCAGAATAATGGTAAATACCTACTCTGCCTGGTACAGCTCTTCCGGATTAATGATCATCGTAATGCTCCTGAAAGATCATATGTACGTATCAAAGGAGCCACTTTTTTATCGCCGGATAACCAGCAATTCCAACTCCCCTGTCAGTTCGATACCTCACTGGTAGATGCTGACAAACATGCCAGCCGCGACCATAGCTGGAATATGGCCAGAGCCATTGATATGTTCATGACCGCTGCTGACAAACAAAATGTAACGGGTACACCTCATTCCAGCCAGGAAATCATAGCCTGGGAGCGATATCAACAACCCATCTACACAACCACCAACTATATAGATGGTGTGTATATGAGTTATAAGGAGTTTTTAAAAAATGCCCCTGCTGTGAATAACTTTACCATTAAGACGGAACCTGGCAAAGCCCATGTATATCATATCCATGATGATAGCAGTCGCAATGTGATTCCTGAACCATGGGGTATTTGTTACAAAGGACAATTATTCAGGTGTAAATGGAATAACTTTATCCCACTGAAACGAAGTGGACTGGCATTTAACATTATTGACAAGGATGCTGCGGATAGTGCCGTATTTGTGAAAGTATCAGGAGGACAGATAGTCGATGCAGTCGCAGCTTCAATATTTACAGGATATCTTGTTTTACCGTGGATGGGTCAGACGGATGGCCGCTCCAATTACTTTATCACCTATCAGTCCGATCTGGTAGATCGTCCATACGCTGGCATGATCGACCCGTTCACAGGAGAACTGATGTTCTGATAACAATGCAATTACTCAGAGACCATATTGAAAAAATACTACCGCTCACGGATGAAGAATTTTCATTTGTGCAGACACTCTTTACCACTAAAAAGTATAAGAAACATCAGTACCTTATACAGGAAGGGGAGGAGGTAAAGTATTGTTACCTGGTCATTTCCGGTTTGTTAAAACTGGTCTATAATGATGACAACGGGAAAGACCACATTGTCTCCTTCGCCATGGAAGACTGGTGGGAAAGTGACTACTCTGCATTTTATACCCAGTCAGTTGCCACCATGTCTTTAGAATGTATAGAAGACACAGAAGTCTACTGTTTCTCCTTCGAAAATTATAAAAAGCTTTGCGCGGAACTGCCTAAAATGGAACGTTTTTTCCTGCAGAAATCCACCTTTGGTTTCCTGGCGGCACAGCGCCGTATTCTCTCATTGCTTACTTCTAATGCCAAAGAGCGGTATGAACAGTTACTCAAACAACATCCGTCCCTGTTACAGCGGGTTCCCAAAAGTTTGCTGGCAGCCTACCTGGGGGTATCCAGGGAGACCCTGAGCCGGTTGGTGTGACATACCTCACAGCATAATAGTGAGGTAGATCAAGGGCTAAATTCCCTCCTTATCCTGAGCTTTGCCTCATGGAAACAAGAAGCATCAATCCCTGGACCTGGCAGGACGAACGTAGTTATTCCCAGGCAATAGAAGTAAAGAACGCCACCAGCACCCTGTACTGTGCAGGACAAGCAGCCGTATTCCCGGATGGCACCTCCAGCAATGAGGATATGAAAAGCCAGTTGCTCCTCGCCATCGCCAACCTGGAGCAGGTCATTTCAGCAGCCGGGTATACACCCAAAGGCATTGTCAGATTAAACATCTACACAACATCTTCAGCAGACCTCTGGCCACACTTTCCCTTACTACAGGAGTGGATTGCAAAACATGGCATCCGGCAGGCGACCACCCTCATGGAAGTAAAATCCCTTTTCGAAACATTGCAGGTAGAACTGGAAGCTACAGTAGTAAAATAATCCTAATTTTGTGCCCATGAGTTATTATAT is a genomic window of Chitinophaga sp. LS1 containing:
- a CDS encoding RidA family protein encodes the protein METRSINPWTWQDERSYSQAIEVKNATSTLYCAGQAAVFPDGTSSNEDMKSQLLLAIANLEQVISAAGYTPKGIVRLNIYTTSSADLWPHFPLLQEWIAKHGIRQATTLMEVKSLFETLQVELEATVVK
- a CDS encoding enoyl-CoA hydratase/isomerase family protein — its product is MDKLNVDIRNGVAFASINNPPMNVLDAPLMISLAQFVAAMQEDKTVQVIVFQSADPDYFIAHGDMNYIVNPASFADLATPEMLQAPINPMQQLHEQIRQLPQVTIAIIDGYVRGGGNELALACDMRFASLEKARFAQPETLMGIIPGGGGTQYLTRLIGRARALEVILGGELLDGLQAEKYGLVNRALPQATLYNYVNTLATRIATLPEDVAASAVKAIDANDLATENQLCMSLFTRPVTLARTKAAMEAGAQTREGEKDLEGILNKL
- a CDS encoding Crp/Fnr family transcriptional regulator codes for the protein MQLLRDHIEKILPLTDEEFSFVQTLFTTKKYKKHQYLIQEGEEVKYCYLVISGLLKLVYNDDNGKDHIVSFAMEDWWESDYSAFYTQSVATMSLECIEDTEVYCFSFENYKKLCAELPKMERFFLQKSTFGFLAAQRRILSLLTSNAKERYEQLLKQHPSLLQRVPKSLLAAYLGVSRETLSRLV
- a CDS encoding Crp/Fnr family transcriptional regulator, with the translated sequence MTQNLIDKMFSALAAYFSDKINLTPQELELMETHCVSKVLKKKEFLLQEGEVCRFSAFVVSGCLRSYRLDDGGNEHTFKFVVKDWWITDNESYSNGTPAQYNIQALEESELVIVAKESFLLLLEQIPLLKPLVDRLQSNSYNASQQRIYKQISATPEERYLAFVEEYPDIFNRVPLHMVASYLGMSRETLTRVRSHFAKGK